A genome region from Staphylococcus capitis subsp. capitis includes the following:
- a CDS encoding YueH family protein, with protein sequence MLLIRNSAVALLKIKQLQYNELTINIYFCQYIERGVMIIAIPDIFWSTELPLDLTKDELHEELLMQLFNLYTENEADALARDISDWIATN encoded by the coding sequence ATGCTGCTTATAAGAAATTCGGCGGTGGCCCTGTTGAAGATTAAGCAACTTCAGTATAATGAACTAACGATAAATATTTATTTCTGTCAATATATAGAGAGAGGCGTAATGATAATTGCGATTCCCGATATATTCTGGTCAACAGAATTACCTCTCGACTTAACTAAAGATGAATTACATGAAGAATTATTAATGCAATTATTTAATCTATATACGGAAAATGAAGCCGATGCACTCGCACGTGACATTAGTGATTGGATAGCAACAAACTAA
- a CDS encoding UDP-N-acetylmuramoyl-L-alanyl-D-glutamate--L-lysine ligase — protein MNASALFEKIRVKNVIGTLDKNVDDITTDSRTAREGSIFVASKGYTVDSHNFCQNVIEQGCSIVVVNRELELEGEVTQVIVPDTLRVASLLAHTLFDFPSHQLTTYGVTGTNGKTSIATMIHLIYRKLNKNSAYLGTNGFQINETKTKGANTTPETVSLTKKIKEAVDANAEAMTMEVSSHGLSLGRLRGVEFDVAIFSNLTQDHLDFHGTMEAYGHAKSLLFSQLGEDLAKEKYVVLNNDDEFSHYLASVTPYEVFTYGIDNEAQFMAKNINESLQGVEFDLSTPFGDYRVKSPYVGRFNISNIMAAIIAVWSKGASMEEIINAVTSLEPVEGRLEVLDPSLPIDLIIDYAHTADGMNKLIDAVKPFVKQKLIFLVGMAGERDMTKTPEMGSVACRADYVIFTPDNPANDDPKMLTAELAKGATHDNYVEFDDRAEGIRHAIEVAEPGDTVVLASKGREPYQIMPGHVKVPHRDDLIGLDAAYKKFGGGPVED, from the coding sequence TTGAATGCGAGTGCGTTGTTCGAGAAAATAAGAGTAAAAAATGTAATTGGAACACTAGATAAAAATGTAGACGATATTACTACTGATTCACGTACAGCTAGAGAAGGAAGTATTTTCGTAGCATCAAAAGGATATACGGTAGATAGTCATAATTTTTGTCAAAATGTAATTGAGCAAGGTTGTAGTATTGTAGTTGTAAATAGGGAACTCGAACTTGAAGGAGAAGTGACTCAAGTTATTGTTCCAGATACATTGAGAGTAGCTAGTTTACTAGCACATACGTTATTTGATTTTCCAAGTCATCAGTTGACGACTTATGGTGTAACAGGTACTAACGGTAAAACATCAATTGCAACAATGATTCATCTCATTTATAGAAAATTAAATAAAAATAGCGCTTATTTAGGTACCAATGGTTTCCAAATTAATGAAACGAAGACTAAAGGAGCTAACACTACGCCAGAAACTGTTTCACTAACTAAAAAAATTAAAGAAGCAGTTGATGCTAACGCGGAAGCAATGACAATGGAAGTCTCAAGTCATGGTTTATCGCTTGGCCGATTACGAGGTGTAGAATTTGATGTAGCAATCTTCTCAAATCTAACACAAGATCACTTAGATTTTCACGGTACTATGGAAGCATACGGCCATGCAAAATCACTTTTATTTAGCCAACTTGGTGAAGATTTAGCGAAAGAAAAATACGTTGTTCTTAATAATGATGATGAATTTTCTCATTACCTAGCAAGCGTGACACCTTATGAAGTGTTTACATATGGCATTGATAATGAAGCTCAATTTATGGCTAAAAATATTAATGAATCGTTGCAGGGTGTAGAATTCGATTTAAGCACACCATTTGGAGATTATCGGGTTAAATCACCATATGTAGGGCGATTTAATATCTCTAACATTATGGCTGCTATCATTGCAGTTTGGAGTAAAGGTGCTTCTATGGAAGAAATTATTAATGCGGTAACTTCTCTAGAACCCGTAGAAGGACGATTAGAAGTGCTGGACCCATCATTACCAATTGATTTAATTATTGATTATGCGCATACTGCTGATGGTATGAATAAATTAATTGACGCTGTAAAACCGTTTGTTAAACAGAAATTGATTTTCTTAGTTGGTATGGCTGGAGAAAGAGATATGACTAAAACGCCTGAGATGGGTAGCGTAGCTTGCCGTGCAGATTATGTTATCTTCACTCCTGATAACCCTGCAAATGACGATCCTAAAATGCTAACAGCTGAATTAGCTAAAGGTGCAACACATGATAATTATGTTGAATTTGATGATCGTGCTGAAGGTATTAGACATGCAATAGAGGTTGCTGAACCCGGAGATACAGTAGTATTGGCGTCTAAAGGTAGAGAACCTTATCAAATAATGCCAGGACATGTGAAAGTCCCTCATAGGGATGATTTAATTGGATTAGATGCTGCTTATAAGAAATTCGGCGGTGGCCCTGTTGAAGATTAA
- a CDS encoding diglucosyl diacylglycerol synthase, with protein sequence MVTQNKKILIITGSFGNGHMQVTQSIVNQLNEMNLDHLSVIQHDLFMEAHPIMTSICKKWYINSFKYFRNMYKRFYYSRPNELDKCFYKYYGLNKLINLLIKEKPDLILLTFPTPVMSVLTEQFNINIPIATVMTDYRMHKNWITPDSQRYYVATEDTKDDFVEAGVPASHIKVTGIPIADKFEDSIDKEAWLSKHHLDPNKPTILMSAGAFGVSKGFDYMINEILEKSPHSQVVMICGRSKELKRSLKAKFKHNPNVLILGYTNYMNEWMASSQLMITKPGGITISEGLTRCIPMIFLNPAPGQELENAHYFEDKGFGKIADTPNEAIDIVSHLTNHEDRLEAMTNQMRISKVSYSTQKLCRDLLDLIGHSSQPEEIYGKVPLYARFFVK encoded by the coding sequence ATGGTTACTCAAAATAAAAAGATATTGATTATTACTGGATCATTTGGTAACGGTCATATGCAAGTCACACAAAGTATTGTCAACCAATTGAACGAAATGAATTTAGATCATTTATCAGTAATACAACATGATTTATTTATGGAAGCTCACCCAATTATGACTTCTATATGTAAAAAATGGTATATCAATAGCTTTAAATATTTTAGAAATATGTATAAACGTTTTTATTATAGCCGCCCTAACGAGCTTGATAAATGTTTTTATAAATATTACGGATTAAATAAATTAATCAATTTACTCATCAAAGAGAAACCAGATTTAATTCTTTTAACATTCCCTACACCTGTAATGTCAGTCTTAACTGAGCAGTTTAATATTAATATTCCAATTGCGACTGTTATGACAGATTATCGCATGCATAAAAATTGGATTACTCCAGATTCTCAAAGATATTACGTTGCTACAGAAGATACCAAAGATGATTTCGTTGAAGCAGGCGTTCCTGCCTCTCATATAAAGGTAACAGGGATTCCTATTGCTGATAAGTTTGAAGACTCCATTGATAAAGAGGCTTGGTTATCTAAACATCATTTAGACCCAAACAAACCAACGATTCTAATGTCAGCAGGTGCATTTGGAGTTTCTAAAGGTTTCGATTATATGATTAATGAAATTTTAGAAAAAAGCCCTCATTCACAAGTCGTTATGATATGCGGACGTAGTAAAGAACTCAAACGTTCTTTAAAAGCTAAATTTAAACATAATCCAAACGTTTTAATTCTAGGTTATACAAACTATATGAATGAGTGGATGGCTTCAAGTCAATTAATGATTACTAAACCAGGTGGAATAACAATCTCTGAGGGACTTACTCGTTGCATCCCAATGATCTTCTTAAATCCTGCACCTGGTCAAGAACTTGAAAATGCTCATTATTTCGAAGATAAAGGATTTGGCAAAATTGCTGACACGCCAAATGAAGCCATTGATATCGTATCACATTTAACAAATCATGAAGATAGACTAGAAGCTATGACAAATCAAATGCGAATATCCAAAGTAAGTTATTCAACTCAGAAGTTATGTAGAGATTTATTAGATTTAATTGGTCATTCATCTCAACCAGAAGAAATCTACGGAAAGGTTCCTTTATATGCAAGATTCTTCGTTAAATAA
- a CDS encoding MFS transporter has product MQDSSLNNYSNNKNFVIMLVILFLMEFARGMYILSYINFLPTVTSIAIAITSFAFSIHFIADAATNFVIGFLLKKFGAKIVLTAGFLLAFVSLFLVIWFPASPFVIIFSSIMLGIAVSPIWVIMLSSVEENNRGKQMGYVYFSWLLGLLVGMVVMNLLIKVHPTHFAFMMSLVVLIAWVLYYFVNIQLTNYNTKPVSEQLKQIVDVTKRHLVLFPGILLQGAAISALVPILPKYATKVIKVSTVEYTIAIIIGGIGCAFSMLFLSKIIDNNSRGFMYTIIFGGFILYTLLIFALSLVTNIYLVWVIGLFIGLMYGILLPAWNTFMAGHINPEEQEETWGVFNSVQGFGSMIGPLVGGLITQFTNNLNNTFYFSAMIFLSLAVFYGYYFISGKQKKK; this is encoded by the coding sequence ATGCAAGATTCTTCGTTAAATAATTACTCCAATAACAAAAATTTTGTTATTATGTTAGTTATTTTGTTCTTAATGGAATTTGCACGAGGCATGTACATACTTAGCTATATCAACTTCTTGCCTACAGTGACGTCTATTGCAATCGCAATTACTTCATTCGCATTTTCTATACATTTTATAGCTGATGCGGCGACAAACTTTGTTATCGGATTTTTATTAAAGAAATTTGGTGCTAAAATTGTCTTAACTGCAGGCTTTTTACTCGCGTTTGTTAGTTTGTTTCTAGTCATCTGGTTCCCGGCATCACCATTCGTAATCATCTTTAGTTCGATTATGCTAGGAATAGCCGTTAGTCCTATTTGGGTTATCATGTTATCAAGTGTTGAAGAGAATAATCGTGGTAAACAAATGGGTTATGTATACTTCTCATGGTTACTCGGTTTATTAGTCGGTATGGTCGTTATGAATTTATTAATCAAAGTGCATCCGACCCACTTTGCTTTCATGATGTCTCTTGTAGTTCTTATCGCATGGGTATTATATTACTTTGTTAATATACAATTGACGAACTATAATACGAAGCCTGTTTCTGAACAGCTTAAACAAATCGTGGATGTAACTAAACGACATCTCGTACTGTTTCCTGGGATATTACTACAAGGTGCTGCAATTTCAGCGTTAGTGCCTATACTACCTAAATACGCTACAAAAGTAATCAAAGTTTCTACCGTTGAATACACCATTGCAATTATTATTGGTGGTATCGGTTGTGCATTTTCAATGTTATTTTTATCAAAAATTATTGATAATAACAGTCGTGGATTTATGTACACCATCATCTTCGGTGGCTTCATACTATATACGTTATTAATTTTTGCTTTATCATTGGTAACAAATATTTACTTAGTTTGGGTAATCGGTCTATTTATTGGATTAATGTATGGAATTCTTTTACCTGCGTGGAATACTTTTATGGCGGGTCATATTAATCCTGAAGAACAAGAGGAAACTTGGGGCGTATTTAATAGCGTTCAAGGTTTTGGATCTATGATTGGACCATTAGTTGGTGGATTAATCACTCAATTTACAAACAATTTAAATAATACATTTTACTTCTCAGCTATGATTTTCTTATCTTTAGCTGTATTTTATGGATATTACTTCATAAGCGGTAAACAAAAAAAGAAATAG
- a CDS encoding YjcG family protein, which translates to MILGLALVPSKSFQEEVNAYRKRYDTHYAQIMPHITIKSQFEIDDNELDSIKEEVKKRINDIQPVDVHATKASSFAPTTNVIYFKVAKTDSLEKLFDKFNTDEFYGKAEHPFVPHFTIAQGLSSQEFEDIYGQVKLAGVDHKETINELSLLQYNEADDKWTVVETFELG; encoded by the coding sequence ATGATTCTAGGATTAGCATTAGTTCCGTCTAAGTCATTCCAAGAAGAGGTAAATGCTTATCGTAAACGTTATGATACGCATTATGCACAAATTATGCCTCATATTACTATCAAATCTCAATTTGAAATTGATGATAATGAATTAGATTCTATTAAAGAAGAAGTGAAAAAACGTATTAATGACATTCAACCGGTGGATGTTCATGCAACAAAAGCTTCAAGTTTTGCTCCAACAACTAATGTTATTTACTTTAAAGTAGCTAAAACTGATTCTTTAGAAAAACTTTTTGATAAATTCAATACTGATGAATTTTATGGTAAGGCTGAACATCCATTTGTTCCGCATTTTACAATTGCACAAGGGCTTTCAAGTCAAGAATTTGAAGATATTTATGGTCAAGTAAAATTAGCAGGGGTAGACCATAAAGAGACAATTAATGAACTTTCTTTACTACAATATAATGAAGCAGACGATAAATGGACAGTAGTGGAAACATTTGAGTTAGGTTAA
- a CDS encoding esterase family protein, whose protein sequence is MTEFNAGKINKKIIHSDILDRDVTLSIYLPEEYTELFKYQVILCFDGLDFLRFGRIQRTYEQLRKDNSIQRAIIVGFHYEDVDKRREEFHPSGSRSHLTVQAIGKEILPFIDSTFPTYKVGNARLLIGDSLAGSIALMTALTYPTIFSQAAMLSPMYDDNVKQKVVNCDNRNQLTLWHAIGLEEEDFTLPTNGKRANFLTPNRELAGLIRDYDIDYYYTEFEGGHSWKSWKPLLGEILEYFLSDVIPD, encoded by the coding sequence ATGACAGAGTTTAACGCTGGAAAGATAAATAAAAAAATAATACACAGTGACATTCTAGATAGGGATGTGACACTCTCCATTTATTTACCTGAAGAATATACTGAGTTGTTTAAGTATCAAGTGATTTTATGCTTTGATGGTTTAGATTTCTTAAGATTCGGTAGAATTCAACGTACGTATGAACAATTGAGAAAGGATAATTCTATTCAAAGAGCAATTATCGTTGGTTTTCATTATGAAGATGTTGATAAACGACGAGAAGAGTTTCATCCATCAGGTAGTCGCTCGCATTTGACAGTTCAAGCAATAGGTAAGGAAATATTACCGTTCATTGATTCTACTTTTCCAACTTATAAAGTAGGTAATGCTAGATTATTAATTGGAGATAGTTTGGCTGGTAGTATCGCTTTAATGACTGCGCTCACTTATCCAACTATATTTAGTCAGGCAGCAATGCTAAGTCCAATGTATGATGATAATGTAAAACAGAAAGTAGTTAATTGTGATAATAGAAATCAACTTACACTATGGCATGCAATTGGTTTAGAAGAGGAAGATTTCACATTACCTACAAATGGTAAACGTGCTAATTTCCTTACGCCTAATCGAGAATTAGCTGGACTTATTAGAGATTATGATATTGATTATTATTACACTGAGTTTGAGGGCGGGCATAGTTGGAAATCATGGAAGCCATTATTAGGTGAAATTCTTGAATATTTTTTAAGTGATGTCATACCAGATTAA